In Onychostoma macrolepis isolate SWU-2019 chromosome 14, ASM1243209v1, whole genome shotgun sequence, a single window of DNA contains:
- the LOC131553684 gene encoding uncharacterized protein LOC131553684 isoform X1, translated as MLTFETLIVKELQKQQSRAEFCDIVLQTRGVSVPVHSCVLSAFSPWLCGVLSAMPSPRNGQRRLIEVQAVEACTLLSLVSLLYSGQLNEDKEEVLSAACKLGIDIPQQISKRPATEGNTQTECMKEVAERECQTEAVPSECQNPKETIESVNLIGTSSWRTDQGLCTYTDGSDITLAKLQNIQGNPENMPSFQVMDVVPESAMYPTASGPACLPQVYVCPPSASYQQPPTPLPLHPYPSHSTNVEPLAREGQPALGGVSEGEECVLEAFARFENNIPGFINYFLDTNIAQGAGQREQSQRGMRGDVKTEGRVRRVGARGGVALKGEGLRICKREQNMNRCGRVARSAWLGQGGGRVGRMLDTRQMFKNQEKLKRRQQGRGAMKEEGEGGRSRGRPRQRQTGSRGRLVEPVCQDTAPPQRRRRGRPRKRPLPKPDVSQNFSGITPPDQKTLNPPAPSMLHTAALPAANQTSLTQPMDWLIDDVIAQLPFMPSNQNGITVDSDMDHTRTQSSVKLTDLGIIQPQSEGELTDILDSFLRTFEQHVGVCDSDIQDGMVPNITDGTQTCEQSYAVHTNARATSVNTKTQGSKASLSKNRPRVSSTCIPQKPSCFWQVSGVKMEKSTGQQSEQKPKSGRMTRSQSRKRKLDVFEELSRRDELPAKRKRKRKKYQLEKTKVDSSLPKEKKRKKKTNRLDSEENFSGSTADSSCGVSSALSKVKKTASGQNVKCVTQTTKTLDRSQSSELHAHKVSSLVKEKQVGNAKKDTTETLLEGSTLKVQYSTGKLSATKNKSTGSRPALSAFELMKKILENHQKREEEHKGNNNRMWTVKKQKGKERLTNTHVRAAKVKMTENKEKNAKIRVEGQNKSRINQKDEERSGRIKEAGNQKNIFLQQNLPSVNGCSMSNGERLMEDSYSKPRFETADSLNDSSSQRCSTEAIVLKNTTYFVSHAQDPTTPLEKLGNPQGSIAISEEEEDVDVVEVSSSLSESFSVLPIAADTVLSTEDSDEDDEIDVISLGSN; from the exons ATGTTGACGTTCGAGACTCTTATCGTGAAAGAGCTGCAGAAACAGCAGAGCAGGGCAGAGTTCTGTGATATTGTGCTGCAGACTCGAG GTGTGTCTGTGCCAGTGCACAGCTGTGTGTTGTCTGCCTTCAGTCCTTGGCTCTGTGGGGTTCTGTCAGCCATGCCATCACCCCGGAATGGACAGAGGAGACTGATTGAAGTCCAAGCCGTGGAGGCCTGTACCTTGCTCAgtctggtcagtctgctgtacTCAGGTCAGTTGAACGAGGACAAAGAGGAAGTCCTATCAGCAGCCTGCAAACTCGGCATCGACATACCTCAGCAAATATCAAAGAGGCCGGCAACTGAGGGAAACACACAGACGGAGTGCATGAAAGAGGTGGCGGAGAGAGAGTGTCAAACTGAGGCTGTTCCTTCTGAATGTCAAAACCCCAAAGAGACCATTGAAAGTGTCAATCTGATCGGGACATCATCATGGAGGACCGATCAGGGGCTCTGCACATACACTGATGGCTCTGATATCACCCTGGCCAAACTTCAAAACATCCAGGGTAATCCAGAGAACATGCCTTCCTTTCAAGTCATGGATGTGGTCCCTGAAAGTGCAATGTATCCCACAGCGAGTGGACCGGCCTGCTTGCCCCAGGTCTACGTATGTCCCCCTTCAGCTTCATACCAGCAGCCTCCAACCCCTCTGCCACTTCACCCTTACCCTTCTCATAGTACAAATGTTGAGCCATTGGCCAGAGAGGGCCAGCCAGCATTGGGGGGCGTTTCAGAGGGTGAGGAGTGTGTTTTAGAAGCATTTGCACGGTTTGAGAACAACATCCCAGGTTTTATCAATTACTTTCTTGACACCAACATCGCGCAGGGTGCAGGGCAGAGGGAGCAGAGTCAGAGAGGGATGAGAGGGGACGTCAAAACTGAGGGGAGGGTGCGGAGGGTGGGGGCACGTGGAGGAGTTGCTTTGAAGGGAGAAGGATTGAGAATTTGTAAAAGAGAGCAAAATATGAATAGGTGCGGAAGAGTGGCGAGGTCGGCCTGGTTGGGGCAAGGTGGGGGTAGGGTTGGCAGGATGCTAGACACCAGACAAATGTTCAAGAATCAAGAGAAGCTTAAACGGAGACAACAAGGCAGAGGAGCAATGAAAGAGGAAGGAGAGGGAGGCAGATCAAGGGGGAGACCCAGGCAGAGACAGACAGGAAGCAGAGGCAGATTGGTAGAACCAGTGTGTCAG GATACAGCTCCACCTCAAAGAAGGCGAAGAGGACGCCCACGCAAACGTCCCTTGCCCAAACCAGATGTTTCCCAAAATTTCAGTGGAATTACACCACCTGATCAGAAAACCTTGAACCCTCCAGCTCCATCCATGTTGCATACCGCAGCTCTCCCAGCAGCCAATCAAACCAGCCTCACTCAGCCAATGGACTGGCTTATAGATGACGTCATTGCGCAGCTCCCATTTATGCCCAGCAATCAAAATGGAATAACTGTAGATTCCGACATGGATCATACAAGAACACAGTCCTCAGTTAAACTCACAGATCTGGGTATAATCCAACCGCAGTCTGAAGGTGAGCTGACTGACATACTTGATAGTTTTCTGAGAACGTTTGAGCAACACGTTGGTGTATGCGATTCAGACATCCAAGATGGGATGGTGCCCAACATAACAGATGGAACCCAGACCTGTGAACAGAGTTACGCGGTCCACACAAATGCACGAGCCACTTCTGtgaacacaaaaacacaggGATCAAAAGCCTCATTATCCAAGAACAGACCACGAGTATCGTCTACTTGTATACCCCAGAAACCATCATGTTTTTGGCAGGTGTCAGGTGTGAAAATGGAGAAATCGACAGGACAGCAAAGTGAACAGAAGCCTAAATCTGGCAGGATGACCAGGAGCCAGAGTAGGAAGAGGAAGCTGGATGTTTTTGAAGAACTGTCTAGGAGAGATGAGCTCCCAGCCAAAcggaagagaaaaagaaaaaaataccaaTTAGAGAAGACGAAGGTAGACTCTTCTCTACCaaaggagaaaaagagaaagaaaaaaactaacagGCTAGATAGTGAAGAAAACTTCTCCGGCAGCACAGCTGACTCGAGCTGCGGCGTTTCAAGTGCTTTAAGCAAAGTCAAAAAAACGGCTAGTGGCCAAAACGTGAAGTGTGTCACACAAACAACAAAGACTTTGGATCGGTCACAATCCTCAGAGCTGCATGCTCACAAAGTGTCCAGTCTTGTAAAAGAGAAACAAGTGGGAAATGCTAAAAAAGACACAACCGAGACTCTTCTTGAAGGAAGTACGTTAAAGGTGCAGTACAGTACAGGGAAGCTATCAGCCACAAAGAATAAATCCACtgggtcccgtccagctctttCTGCTTTTGAGTTAATGAAAAAGATCTTGGAAAATCACCAGAAGAGAGAGGAAGAGCACAAGGGAAACAACAACAGAATGTGGACTGTGAAAAAACAGAAAGGAAAGGAACGGCTGACAAACACGCATGTGCGTGCAGCTAAGGTGAAAATGACTGAGAATAAAGAGAAGAATGCTAAAATCAGGGTTGAAGGGCAGAATAAGAGCAGAATAAACCAAAAAGATGAGGAAAGAAGTGGGAGAATAAAAGAGGCTGGCAACCAGAAGAACATTTTTCTTCAGCAGAATCTGCCATCAGTTAATG gttGCAGCATGTCAAATGGAGAGAGACTGATGGAGGACAGCTACAGCAAACCAAGATTTGAGACTGCTGACTCTCTGAATGATTCTTCTTCGCAAAGATGCAGCACAGAAGCCATTGTGcttaaaaacacaacatattttGTCTCACATGCACAAGACCCCACCACACCTCTTGAGAAACTCGGAAACCCACAAGGGTCAATAGCCATTtcagaagaggaggaggatgtTGATGTTGTGGAGGTCTCTAGTTCTTTGTCTGAGTCCTTCTCTGTGCTGCCAATCGCTGCAGATACTGTGCTCAGCACAGAGGACAGTGATGAAGATGACGAGATTGATGTGATAAGTTTAGGATCTAATTAA
- the LOC131553684 gene encoding uncharacterized protein LOC131553684 isoform X2 produces the protein MLTFETLIVKELQKQQSRAEFCDIVLQTRGVSVPVHSCVLSAFSPWLCGVLSAMPSPRNGQRRLIEVQAVEACTLLSLVSLLYSGQLNEDKEEVLSAACKLGIDIPQQISKRPATEGNTQTECMKEVAERECQTEAVPSECQNPKETIESVNLIGTSSWRTDQGLCTYTDGSDITLAKLQNIQGNPENMPSFQVMDVVPESAMYPTASGPACLPQVYDTAPPQRRRRGRPRKRPLPKPDVSQNFSGITPPDQKTLNPPAPSMLHTAALPAANQTSLTQPMDWLIDDVIAQLPFMPSNQNGITVDSDMDHTRTQSSVKLTDLGIIQPQSEGELTDILDSFLRTFEQHVGVCDSDIQDGMVPNITDGTQTCEQSYAVHTNARATSVNTKTQGSKASLSKNRPRVSSTCIPQKPSCFWQVSGVKMEKSTGQQSEQKPKSGRMTRSQSRKRKLDVFEELSRRDELPAKRKRKRKKYQLEKTKVDSSLPKEKKRKKKTNRLDSEENFSGSTADSSCGVSSALSKVKKTASGQNVKCVTQTTKTLDRSQSSELHAHKVSSLVKEKQVGNAKKDTTETLLEGSTLKVQYSTGKLSATKNKSTGSRPALSAFELMKKILENHQKREEEHKGNNNRMWTVKKQKGKERLTNTHVRAAKVKMTENKEKNAKIRVEGQNKSRINQKDEERSGRIKEAGNQKNIFLQQNLPSVNGCSMSNGERLMEDSYSKPRFETADSLNDSSSQRCSTEAIVLKNTTYFVSHAQDPTTPLEKLGNPQGSIAISEEEEDVDVVEVSSSLSESFSVLPIAADTVLSTEDSDEDDEIDVISLGSN, from the exons ATGTTGACGTTCGAGACTCTTATCGTGAAAGAGCTGCAGAAACAGCAGAGCAGGGCAGAGTTCTGTGATATTGTGCTGCAGACTCGAG GTGTGTCTGTGCCAGTGCACAGCTGTGTGTTGTCTGCCTTCAGTCCTTGGCTCTGTGGGGTTCTGTCAGCCATGCCATCACCCCGGAATGGACAGAGGAGACTGATTGAAGTCCAAGCCGTGGAGGCCTGTACCTTGCTCAgtctggtcagtctgctgtacTCAGGTCAGTTGAACGAGGACAAAGAGGAAGTCCTATCAGCAGCCTGCAAACTCGGCATCGACATACCTCAGCAAATATCAAAGAGGCCGGCAACTGAGGGAAACACACAGACGGAGTGCATGAAAGAGGTGGCGGAGAGAGAGTGTCAAACTGAGGCTGTTCCTTCTGAATGTCAAAACCCCAAAGAGACCATTGAAAGTGTCAATCTGATCGGGACATCATCATGGAGGACCGATCAGGGGCTCTGCACATACACTGATGGCTCTGATATCACCCTGGCCAAACTTCAAAACATCCAGGGTAATCCAGAGAACATGCCTTCCTTTCAAGTCATGGATGTGGTCCCTGAAAGTGCAATGTATCCCACAGCGAGTGGACCGGCCTGCTTGCCCCAGGTCTAC GATACAGCTCCACCTCAAAGAAGGCGAAGAGGACGCCCACGCAAACGTCCCTTGCCCAAACCAGATGTTTCCCAAAATTTCAGTGGAATTACACCACCTGATCAGAAAACCTTGAACCCTCCAGCTCCATCCATGTTGCATACCGCAGCTCTCCCAGCAGCCAATCAAACCAGCCTCACTCAGCCAATGGACTGGCTTATAGATGACGTCATTGCGCAGCTCCCATTTATGCCCAGCAATCAAAATGGAATAACTGTAGATTCCGACATGGATCATACAAGAACACAGTCCTCAGTTAAACTCACAGATCTGGGTATAATCCAACCGCAGTCTGAAGGTGAGCTGACTGACATACTTGATAGTTTTCTGAGAACGTTTGAGCAACACGTTGGTGTATGCGATTCAGACATCCAAGATGGGATGGTGCCCAACATAACAGATGGAACCCAGACCTGTGAACAGAGTTACGCGGTCCACACAAATGCACGAGCCACTTCTGtgaacacaaaaacacaggGATCAAAAGCCTCATTATCCAAGAACAGACCACGAGTATCGTCTACTTGTATACCCCAGAAACCATCATGTTTTTGGCAGGTGTCAGGTGTGAAAATGGAGAAATCGACAGGACAGCAAAGTGAACAGAAGCCTAAATCTGGCAGGATGACCAGGAGCCAGAGTAGGAAGAGGAAGCTGGATGTTTTTGAAGAACTGTCTAGGAGAGATGAGCTCCCAGCCAAAcggaagagaaaaagaaaaaaataccaaTTAGAGAAGACGAAGGTAGACTCTTCTCTACCaaaggagaaaaagagaaagaaaaaaactaacagGCTAGATAGTGAAGAAAACTTCTCCGGCAGCACAGCTGACTCGAGCTGCGGCGTTTCAAGTGCTTTAAGCAAAGTCAAAAAAACGGCTAGTGGCCAAAACGTGAAGTGTGTCACACAAACAACAAAGACTTTGGATCGGTCACAATCCTCAGAGCTGCATGCTCACAAAGTGTCCAGTCTTGTAAAAGAGAAACAAGTGGGAAATGCTAAAAAAGACACAACCGAGACTCTTCTTGAAGGAAGTACGTTAAAGGTGCAGTACAGTACAGGGAAGCTATCAGCCACAAAGAATAAATCCACtgggtcccgtccagctctttCTGCTTTTGAGTTAATGAAAAAGATCTTGGAAAATCACCAGAAGAGAGAGGAAGAGCACAAGGGAAACAACAACAGAATGTGGACTGTGAAAAAACAGAAAGGAAAGGAACGGCTGACAAACACGCATGTGCGTGCAGCTAAGGTGAAAATGACTGAGAATAAAGAGAAGAATGCTAAAATCAGGGTTGAAGGGCAGAATAAGAGCAGAATAAACCAAAAAGATGAGGAAAGAAGTGGGAGAATAAAAGAGGCTGGCAACCAGAAGAACATTTTTCTTCAGCAGAATCTGCCATCAGTTAATG gttGCAGCATGTCAAATGGAGAGAGACTGATGGAGGACAGCTACAGCAAACCAAGATTTGAGACTGCTGACTCTCTGAATGATTCTTCTTCGCAAAGATGCAGCACAGAAGCCATTGTGcttaaaaacacaacatattttGTCTCACATGCACAAGACCCCACCACACCTCTTGAGAAACTCGGAAACCCACAAGGGTCAATAGCCATTtcagaagaggaggaggatgtTGATGTTGTGGAGGTCTCTAGTTCTTTGTCTGAGTCCTTCTCTGTGCTGCCAATCGCTGCAGATACTGTGCTCAGCACAGAGGACAGTGATGAAGATGACGAGATTGATGTGATAAGTTTAGGATCTAATTAA
- the tmem33 gene encoding transmembrane protein 33, whose product MADTEQRSPPPQLGPVQFLLSNKLETAMWLSRLFTVYCSIMFILPLLGPHSATNFYQRALLANALTSALRLHQRLPHFQLSRAFLAQALQEDSCHYLLYSLILVNSYPITMSIFPVFLFSLLHATTYTKKVLDSMGPNSLMFVRNFLNKLTANQQNILKFIACNEIFLMPATVFMLFSGQGSLLQPFIYYRFLTLRYTSRRNPYCRTLFTELRILLEHFVMKPSCPAFFRRMCLNSIAFISRLAPTGV is encoded by the exons ATGGCAGACACAGAGCAAAGGAGTCCACCTCCTCAGTTAGGCCCTGTG CAATTCCTCTTGAGTAATAAGTTGGAAACGGCTATGTGGCTGTCACGGCTGTTCACTGTCTACTGCTCCATCATGTTCATTCTGCCACTGCTTGG GCCTCATTCAGCTACTAACTTCTATCAGAGGGCATTGCTGGCAAACGCCTTGACCAGCGCTCTGCGTTTGCACCAGAGACTTCCTCACTTTCAGCTGAGCAGAGCCTTCCTGGCCCAGGCCTTACAGGAGGACAGCTGCCACTATCTCCTCTACTCCCTCATTCTAGTCAACTCCTACCCAATCACAA TGAGCATTTTTCCAGTGTTCCTTTTCTCACTTCTCCATGCCACCACCTACACTAAAAAAGTCCTTGAT TCCATGGGCCCAAACAGCCTTATGTTTGTGAGGAACTTTTTGAACAAGCTCACAGCCAATCAGCAAAACATCTTAAAGTTTATCGCTTGCAATGAGATCTTCTTGATGCCAGCCACAGTCTTCATGCTCTTCAG TGGCCAGGGAAGCTTGCTTCAGCCATTCATCTACTACAGGTTTCTCACTCTGCGCTACACCTCAAGACGCAACCCATACTGCCG GACTCTGTTCACGGAGCTGAGGATTTTACTGGAGCATTTTGTGATGAAGCCCAGCTGTCCAGCCTTCTTCAGGCGGATGTGCCTCAACAGCATTGCCTTCATTAGCCGCCTTGCTCCCACCGGTGTCTAA
- the cryba1l1 gene encoding crystallin, beta A1, like 1, with protein MYRFTRSAMMQPMINYGMGMAPFFRVTVFEQEHFQGKCQEFTSECCNIQECGFDNIRSIRVESGAWVGYEHHDFQGQQFILERGEYPHWDAYSGNLSYHVERLMSFRPVYCASHQSSRMTIFEKENFLGRCVELCDDYPSLQAMGWCGPEVGSMHVQCGAFVCYEFSGYRGRQYIMECERHSGDYQHWRNWGSHSQTPQIQSIRRIQH; from the exons ATGTATAGGTTCACTCGATCCGCTATGATGCAGCCCATGATCAACTATGGCATGGGAATGGCTCCTTTCTTCAGG GTGACTGTGTTTGAGCAGGAACACTTCCAGGGAAAATGTCAGGAGTTCACCTCAGAATGCTGCAACATCCAGGAGTGTGGCTTTGACAACATCCGTTCTATTCGCGTTGAGAGTGGCGC CTGGGTGGGTTATGAGCACCATGACTTCCAGGGACAGCAGTTCATCCTGGAGAGAGGAGAGTATCCTCACTGGGATGCCTACAGTGGAAACCTGTCATACCACGTGGAGAGACTCATGTCTTTTAGACCTGTCTACTGCGCT TCTCACCAGAGCAGTCGCATGACCATTTTCGAGAAGGAGAACTTCCTGGGCCGCTGTGTGGAGCTGTGTGACGACTACCCCTCTCTGCAGGCCATGGGATGGTGTGGTCCTGAAGTGGGCTCCATGCATGTGCAATGCGGCGC TTTTGTGTGTTACGAGTTCTCAGGATACAGGGGAAGGCAGTACATCATGGAGTGTGAGAGGCACAGCGGAGACTATCAGCACTGGAGAAACTGGGGTTCCCACAGCCAGACCCCTCAGATCCAGTCCATCCGCAGAATCCAGCACTAA
- the ccna2 gene encoding cyclin-A2: MSSVGQTQGSAVQDSGADIHNQENMLSRLRGAAKNRIENRENVNPKPGNRTVLGALENNQRRQPILRGAKQVSGPQIIACKSEEHGKSFGEKPTTRPPAFQIHVDEPDGACSKKLSAQRATMDRSPLTLNPTVTRLRQPLATIDLPMEASFDSPMEMSIVDGEERPTSVNEVSDYATEIHTHLREMEVKSKPKAGYMKKQPDITNSMRAILVDWLVEVGEEYKLQNETLYLAVNYIDRFLSSMSVLRGKLQLVGTAAMLLASKFEEIYPPEVAEFVYITDDTYTKKQVLRMEHLVLTVLSFDLAAPTINQFLTQYFLHQPVSSKVESLSMFLGELSLIDCDPFLKYLPSQTAAAAFILANHTIAGGSWSKALVEMTGYTLEDLTPCIQDLHQTYLGAAQHAQQAVKEKYKGSKYHEVSLIEPPEKLMLN; this comes from the exons ATGTCATCTGTCGGTCAAACACAAGGAAGCGCGGTTCAAGATTCTGGAGCAGACATTCACAATCAAGAAAACATGCTTTCACGACTACGCGGCGCCGCAAAGAACAGAATTGAAAATCGGGAAAATGTCAACCCTAAACCAGGCAACAGGACAGTGCTGGGCGCCCTGGAGAACAATCAGCGCCGACAGCCCATTCTGCGCGGCGCTAAACAG GTCTCTGGGCCCCAAATAATTGCATGCAAATCTGAAGAACATGGCAAAAGCTTTGGAGAGAAGCCCACTACAAGGCCACCTGCTTTTCAGATCCATGTGGATGAGCCTGATGGTGCATGCTCTAAGAAACTGTCTGCCCAAAGAGCAACCATGGATCGCTCCCCTCTCACACTAAATCCCACTGTGACCCGCCTAAGGCAGCCCCTCGCCACTATCGATCTGCCAATGGAGGCCAGTTTTG ATTCTCCTATGGAAATGTCAATAGTTGATGGTGAGGAAAGGCCCACAAGTGTCAATGAAGTCTCAGATTATGCaacagaaatacacacacacttgcgGGAAATGGAG GTCAAGTCAAAACCAAAAGCAGGTTACATGAAGAAACAGCCTGACATCACAAACAGCATGCGTGCCATTCTGGTGGACTGGTTAGTGGAGGTGGGAGAGGAGTACAAGCTCCAGAATGAGACCCTCTACCTGGCCGTGAACTACATCGATCGTTTTTTGTCTTCAATGTCTGTCCTGAGAGGAAAACTACAGCTGGTTGGCACAGCTGCTATGCTTTTGGCTTC GAAGTTTGAGGAGATCTACCCCCCAGAGGTGGCAGAATTTGTTTACATCACTGACGACACCTACACCAAAAAACAAGTGTTGAGGATGGAGCATCTGGTGCTAACGGTTCTCTCGTTTGATCTCGCTGCTCCAACAATCAATCAGTTCCTCACCCAGTATTTCTTGCACCAACCTGTGAGCAGCAAAGTGGAAAGCTTATCAATG tTTCTTGGTGAGCTGAGCTTGATAGATTGTGACCCCTTCCTGAAGTACCTCCCATCTCAAACTGCTGCTGCAGCTTTCATTTTGGCCAATCACACAATTGCAGGTGGATCATGG TCGAAGGCACTTGTTGAGATGACTGGTTACACTTTGGAGGATCTTACGCCGTGCATTCAGGATCTACATCAGACCTACCTCGGTGCTGCTCAGCACGCACAGCAGGCTGTTAAGGAGAAATACAAGGGTTCAAA GTACCATGAAGTCTCTCTCATTGAGCCTCCAGAGAAGCTGATGCTGAACTAA
- the bbs7 gene encoding Bardet-Biedl syndrome 7 protein produces the protein MELNLNQVDYLQVGVTSQKTMKLLPTVGRKATQKVAVADHDGVVTCFGMKKGEAVPVFKSLPGQKISRLELGGALGTPQEKIFVSLGSEVRGYTKKGKQFLTFEANLTESINAMHVSGADLFVCASYIYNHYCDCKDQDYYLSGDKINDVLCLPVETVGRIVPILACQDRVLRVLQGSDLQYDVEVPGPPTVLELLNRDGGKGGEEVLYGTADGKLGLVQIAKSGPITSWELDNEKKKGGVLCIDTFDIVGDGVKDILVGRDDGTVEVYGLDSSNEPTLRFENVLSESVTSIQGGCVGKEMYDEVLTTTYTGWVSGLTTEPQQMVAGPGDEIKMSRETQGKVAALRAELEQLQVKVLQGREKYQQSSQSSTAVSAVPVFSINDKFTLCQDDASYSLTLEVQTAIDNLLLQSDVPIDLLDVDKNSAVVSFSECDTESNGNFLLATYRCQANTTRLELKVRSIEGQYGTLQAYVTPRLQPKTCQVRQYQIKPLSLHQRTHAIDQERPMNTLRLTGQFSFAEIHSWVVFCLPEVPEKTPAGDSITFYFQNTFLGTQLEATYCKGEANFKSDNISTISILKDVLSKEATKRKINLNISYEVNEDSVSHTLRMIHPKLEYQLILARKVQLIDALKELQVHEGNADFLIPEYRSILDESALLLEEYKKQPAHLERLYGMITDLFIDKFKFKGQNVKTKVSQLLAILNNYELDSLMEFFSEA, from the exons ATGGAATTGAACTTAAACCAAGTTGATTATCTCCAG GTTGGAGTGACATCTCAAAAAACCATGAAACTTCTCCCAACTGTGGGGCGAAAAGCAACTCAAAAG GTGGCTGTTGCAGATCATGATGGTGTTGTGACTTGTTTTGGAATGAAAAAAGGGGAGGCTGTG CCTGTGTTCAAATCGCTCCCAGGACAGAAGATCTCCAGACTTGAGCTTGGAGGAGCTTTAGGAACCCCACAGGAAAAGATCTTTGTGAGCTTAGGCTCTGAAGTGAGGGGATATACTAAAAAGGGCAAACAGTTTCTTACATTTGAAGCCAACCTAACAGAGAGCATAAATGCCAT GCATGTTTCAGGGGCAGATCTGTTTGTGTGTGCCAGTTACATTTATAACCATTACTGTGACTGCAAGGATCAGGACTACTACCTGTCAGGAGACAAGATCAATGACGTCCTGTGTTTACCTGTAGAGACTGTGGGCCGCATTGTGCCCATCCTGGCCTGCCAGGACAGAGTACTTCGAGTATTGCAG GGCTCCGACCTTCAGTATGATGTAGAAGTTCCTGGACCTCCAACTGTTCTGGAACTTCTCAACAGAGATGGTG GAAAGGGTGGTGAGGAAGTTCTTTATGGAACAGCTGATGGGAAGCTAGGTCTTGTGCAGATTGCCAAATCTGGACCCATTACTAGTTGGGAACTGgataatgagaagaaaaaaggaG GTGTGCTTTGTATTGATACCTTTGACATTGTTGGTGATGGTGTGAAGGACATCCTGGTGGGAAGGGATGATGGGACTGTGGAGGTCTACGGGTTGGACAGTTCAAATGAGCCAACACTGCGTTTTGAGAAT GTTTTGTCCGAGAGTGTCACATCGATCCAGGGTGGCTGCGTTGGAAAGGAAATGTATGATGAAGTTCTTACAACAACTTACACAG GATGGGTGTCAGGTCTCACCACAGAGCCTCAGCAGATGGTAGCAGGCCCAGGGGATGAGATCAAGATGAGCCGGGAGACCCAGGGGAAGGTGGCTGCACTCAG GGCAGAGTTAGAGCAGTTGCAGGTGAAAGTGTTGCAGGGGAGAGAAAAATACCAGCAGAGCTCTCAGTCCAGCACGGCTGTGTCCGCTGTGCCAGTCTTTAGCATCAATGACAAATTCACATTGTGCCAGGATGATGCCAGCTACAGCCTCACGCTAGAGGTGCAGACCGCCATTGACAACTTGCTGCTACAG AGTGATGTTCCCATTGATCTGTTGGATGTCGATAAGAACTCAGCAGTGGTCAGCTTCAGTGAATGTGATACAGAG TCAAATGGGAACTTCCTCCTCGCCACCTACAGGTGCCAAGCAAATACCACTAGGCTGGAACTGAAG GTGAGGTCTATAGAGGGTCAGTATGGCACCCTTCAGGCTTACGTGACGCCAAGGCTTCAGCCCAAGACCTGCCAGGTTCGACAATACCAGATCAAACCGCTTTCCCTCCACCAAAGGACACATGCAATCGATCAGGAGCG GCCCATGAACACGTTGAGACTGACAGGACAGTTCAGTTTTGCAGAGATCCATTCCTGGGTTGTGTTCTGTCTGCCTGAGGTCCCAGAGAAAACACCGGCAGGAGACAGCATCACATTCTACTTTCAGAACACTTTCTTGGGCACACAGCTAGAAGCCACCTATTG TAAAGGTGAGGCAAACTTCAAATCAGACAACATTTCTACTATATCCATTCTGAAGGATGTTTTGTCCAAAGAGGCCACTAAGCGAAAAATCAATCTGAATATATCCTATG AGGTGAATGAGGACTCTGTGAGCCATACTCTTCGAATGATTCATCCCAAGCTAGAGTATCAGTTGATTTTGGCCAGAAAAGTTCAGCTTATTGATGCTTTAAag GAGCTGCAGGTGCATGAGGGGAATGCAGATTTTCTGATTCCAGAGTATCGCAGTATACTGGATGAATCTGCCCTGCTCTTAGAAGAATACAAGAAACAACCAGCTCACTTAGAGAGATTGTATG GTATGATCACTGATCTGTTCATCGACAAGTTCAAATTTAAAGGacaaaatgtcaaaacaaaAGTTTCACAGCTACTTGCAATTTTGAACAACTATGAACTTGATTCACTGATGGAATTTTTCAGTGAAGCTTAA